The genomic interval acccgactgaccGAAGGAGGGTTAATTTCCTTTGTATGTGCCGGTTGTTTTTCAATTATTAGTACAGGTGGTGCCATCTGTTGTCGTTTTTACCAATCAAAGGTTCAATCATCTGTTTaacctattataataatttatatcaaACTGAAAATCTTTTTGTACGCCCAAATTTTTCTAAAACGATATTACAAAGATTACGATAAGCTTCTTATCTTAAATTACAGTATTTGGTACTTAATCAGGATCATGCATTTTGCAAGCAGTCTTCATAAACACAAGAGCTAACGTCATCTGTGATGTAGAGGCGTTTTTAGAAAACCGTAAGGAACAAGCATGTAACTTTAACATTCTTTCCTTTTGTACTTGTTTCTTTTCCATATTATTTCTACTTAGCCATgctttttgtatgtatttatacaaataattaaaacaaagttaaaataaaaacaagtacagtttaaaatttaaaattttaaggaTTATTTTTGACAGTTGTTATCAATTCACAAACACGCTTTTATTTGCTTACTAAAAAACATCAATGGGTACTTCAATTTCTATTAcaataaattcaattattatatgttttaaATGAAACTATAACAATTTTACGACATTATGCTGATTAAGCCGTCACTCTAACTACTAgtcaatgtataaaagtattagTTTAATGGGTTATCGCATAAGTGGCTCAAAATGTCTTATTATATCTTTGGGACTAACCTTCATCATGGGATGTTATTTAGCTTCAATACCGATTCAAAGCGGTAAGTAAATACATTATTAATGTgatcttatattattttctgAATCATAAAAACCTACGATTTTGTTCCACAGATCGCCCGGCGTTAcctaaaccaataaaaaaacatatcacAAATTTGACTCCTAAGAAGAGATTAGCTATAATAGTACCATTTAGAGATCGTTTTGAGGAGCTCCTAGAGTTTGTTCCCCATATGCACACCTTTTTGAACAAACAGGGGATACCGTTTCACATATTTGTTATCCAGCAGAAAGATAGCAATCGTTTCAACCGGGCATCGTTAATAAATGTCGGttttttacaaacaaaagaCAGTTATGACTACATAGCGATGCACGATGTTGACTTACTgccaatgaacgacaacttgaaGTATGCATATCctgaatcgaacccagttcaCATATCGTCTCCACAGACACATCCAAATTATCATTATGCTACTTTTATCGGAGGGATATTGTTGATTAAGAACGAACACTATGAGCTGGTGAAAGGAATGTCGAATAACTATTGGGGCTGGGGCTTGGAAGATGACGAGTTTTATGTGAGACTGAAAGATGCAGGCCTGCAGGTCCAGAGACCCTCCGGCATCACAACAGGCAT from Choristoneura fumiferana chromosome 25, NRCan_CFum_1, whole genome shotgun sequence carries:
- the beta4GalT7 gene encoding beta-1,4-galactosyltransferase 7 — protein: MYKSISLMGYRISGSKCLIISLGLTFIMGCYLASIPIQSDRPALPKPIKKHITNLTPKKRLAIIVPFRDRFEELLEFVPHMHTFLNKQGIPFHIFVIQQKDSNRFNRASLINVGFLQTKDSYDYIAMHDVDLLPMNDNLKYAYPESNPVHISSPQTHPNYHYATFIGGILLIKNEHYELVKGMSNNYWGWGLEDDEFYVRLKDAGLQVQRPSGITTGIEDTFKHIHDKTYRRRDHRKCYNQREVTRRRDTKTGLHDVAYKVWSRHNVTVDGLPVTVLNVELMCDEKVTPWCQCPVPALKKPEAKVKS